A window of Equus przewalskii isolate Varuska chromosome 18, EquPr2, whole genome shotgun sequence contains these coding sequences:
- the RTP4 gene encoding receptor-transporting protein 4, translated as MDSQPQRERVVFDVRAWEKTFQELIQQVKPQAKWTLKLDGNLQADCVAEGWKQYQQRAFGGFWCSSCQRKWYSAKVQILCHMRLEHQKSPGQVLMRLFGQRCRKCSWSRFEKPEFSEDSTMRILNNLVQRIIERFYTNGLKKAREIPVKPEVTLEGSHDSINCEACSLGICGWGLPICMTQPSEGPLSYMEIGSSSPRVVDMDGPNRARNQSSEAKKSQGNGYSCADKRSGPSHSTARILVPGASPQSKWEIGQQPTPVADQQTTQGTGPQPFQVAGSLPQGWTDPQPIQAVLQLPIGRADSQSTLRTEPQAPRRTYSEAVRRTGQQSTQEACSQAIRGAGLQATRKRGLQPTQATIPRATSGLDTQATERASPPSLGSNPQTTRGEIPKATLALDTQATERAGPPPLGSNPQTTQGEIPKAISALDTQATERAGPPSLGSNPQTTQGAIPKAISALETQATERAGPPPLGSNPQPTQGTGPMATRRSGTFSGTQVAWGSQERCLPRRPSDSFSRFFHLMPQNDLIDQNLLFGLGSACVIALFTFLVDKYFK; from the exons ATGGACTCCCAGCCTCAGAGGGAGAGAGTGGTTTTCGATGTTAGGGCATGGGAGAAGACATTTCAAGAACTGATCCAGcaggtgaaaccccaggccaaaTGGACCCTGAAGTTGGATGGGAACCTTCAGGCAGACTGTGTGGCCGAAGGGTGGAAGCAGTACCAGCAGAGAGCGTTTGGCGG GTTTTGGTGTTCCTCATGCCAGCGAAAGTGGTATTCTGCCAAAGTGCAGATCCTGTGTCACATGCGCCTGGAGCACCAGAAGTCCCCGGGCCAGGTGCTTATGCGGCTCTTTGGTCAGAGGTGCCGGAAGTGTTCTTGGTCTCGATTTGAGAAGCCCGAGTTCTCCGAAGATAGCACCATGAGGATTCTGAACAACCTGGTACAGCGTATTATAGAGAGATTCTACACAAATGGCCTCAAGAAGGCTCGAGAGATACCCGTGAAACCGGAGGTGACTTTGGAAGGGTCCCACGACTCGATCAATTGTGAGGCATGCTCTCTGGGCATCTGTGGATGGGGCTTACCAATCTGCATGACACAGCCATCTGAAGGCCCTCTCTCCTACATGGAAATCGGGAGTTCCTCGCCTCGCGTTGTTGACATGGATGGCCCAAACCGAGCCAGGAACCAGTCATCTGAGGCAAAAAAGAGTCAGGGGAATGGGTATTCCTGTGCTGATAAGAGGTCAGGgcccagccattccactgctaGGATCCTAGTGCCTGGGGCAAGCCCTCAGTCCAAATGGGAGATTGGCCAACAGCCCACACCAGTGGCAGACCAGCAGACCACACAGGGAACAGGCCCACAGCCTTTCCAAGTTGCAGGGTCACTTCCCCAAGGGTGGACAGACCCACAGCCCATACAAGCAGTACTCCAACTACCTATAGGCAGGGCAGATTCACAGTCCACACTGAGGACAGAACCACAGGCCCCCCGGAGGACATACTCTGAGGCCGTAAGGAGGACAGGCCAACAGTCAACACAGGAGGCATGCTCACAAGCCATACGTGGGGCAGGTCTTCAGGCCACAAGGAAGAGAGGCCTACAGCCCACACAGGCGACAATCCCCAGGGCCACATCGGGGTTAGACACTCAGGCTACAGAGAGGGCAAGCCCCCCATCACTGGGGTCAAACCCACAGACCACACGGGGGGAAATCCCCAAGGCCACATTGGCGTTAGACACTCAGGCTACAGAGAGGGCAGGACCCCCACCACTGGGGTCAAACCCACAAACCACACAGGGGGAAATCCCCAAGGCTATATCAGCGTTAGACACTCAGGCTACAGAGAGGGCAGGACCCCCATCACTGGGGTCAAACCCACAGACCACACAGGGGGCAATCCCCAAGGCCATATCAGCATTAGAGACTCAGGCTACAGAGAGGGCAGGACCCCCACCACTGGGGTCAAACCCACAGCCCACACAGGGAACAGGCCCTATGGCTACACGTAGGTCTGGGACTTTCAGTGGAACTCAAGTTGCCTGGGGAAGTCAGGAGAGATGTTTACCCAGAAGGCCTTCGGACAGCTTTTCcagattttttcatttaatgccaCAAAATGACTTAATTGATCAGAATTTGTTGTTCGGGTTGGGCTCTGCCTGTGTGATTGCTCTGTTTACCTTTCTCGTAGACAAATACTTTAAGTAG